A portion of the Pseudoxanthomonas sp. JBR18 genome contains these proteins:
- a CDS encoding phasin family protein, translating into MTTKKTSRKRTQDTAGPSLQAQAELLQQALGESAQQIWLAGVGAFGRAQNEGSRLFDTLVKEGGRFEQRAGAGARQMRDAVEAGLNEARERASGAAGRVGDALKFLEAPTRRELGALIDRIDALNAQLRRHNDAAQATPTPKARASKAPRNAAAGADADAPTARKRARKTAPRTRSASAAPPPGAPPADRSDTP; encoded by the coding sequence ATGACCACCAAGAAGACCTCGCGCAAGCGTACACAGGACACCGCCGGCCCCAGCCTCCAGGCGCAGGCCGAGCTGCTCCAGCAAGCCCTGGGTGAATCGGCCCAGCAGATCTGGCTGGCCGGGGTGGGCGCGTTTGGGCGCGCACAGAACGAAGGCAGCCGCCTGTTCGACACCCTGGTCAAGGAAGGCGGCCGTTTCGAGCAGCGCGCCGGCGCCGGCGCGCGGCAGATGCGCGATGCCGTCGAGGCCGGCCTCAATGAAGCGCGCGAGCGGGCAAGCGGCGCAGCCGGGCGGGTCGGCGATGCGTTGAAGTTCCTGGAAGCCCCGACCCGGCGCGAACTCGGCGCGCTGATCGACCGCATCGATGCGTTGAATGCGCAACTGCGCCGGCATAACGACGCGGCCCAGGCGACGCCAACGCCCAAGGCGCGCGCCTCGAAGGCGCCGCGCAACGCTGCGGCAGGCGCCGACGCCGATGCCCCGACTGCCCGCAAGCGCGCGCGCAAGACGGCACCACGCACGCGTTCGGCCTCCGCTGCTCCTCCGCCCGGGGCTCCACCGGCCGACCGGTCGGACACCCCTTGA
- a CDS encoding polyhydroxyalkanoic acid system family protein, with the protein MPSIDILHPNTKSPEQTRVALEEVAAKLASRFGVSHHWEGDELAFNGGGVDGRIAMLPDALHVTAELGFLLSAMKTPIEAEIRRVLDERFA; encoded by the coding sequence ATGCCCAGCATCGACATCCTCCACCCCAACACCAAGAGCCCGGAGCAGACCCGGGTGGCACTGGAGGAGGTGGCCGCCAAGCTGGCCAGCCGCTTCGGGGTGAGCCATCACTGGGAAGGCGACGAACTGGCGTTCAATGGCGGCGGTGTGGACGGCAGGATCGCGATGCTGCCCGATGCGCTGCATGTCACCGCAGAACTGGGATTCCTGCTGTCGGCCATGAAGACGCCGATCGAAGCGGAAATCCGTCGCGTCCTGGATGAGCGCTTCGCGTGA
- a CDS encoding FHA domain-containing protein — MQNLSLHFPQGRIPDRALGTGVHRVVREASGTIGVGDAVPGALLVQFCLDRRGLWLQVPSGMRGIHVNGRPVRRMAMLRPGDAVYADGVEVLVRGQVGEAAPYATPRAGEEADPRVVLRGIGGRHHGRAFPVGSGCVVGAGPEVQIHLDAAHIGVQHARLSLQGQGLLLRHYSGAATSVVNGLPVHEALLVAGDQVAFDPQARFVVEIPWGRPERHESGMPEDGVITQASAPPQEASLKRWPWLLLAAAALAGLLSALLLFGAG; from the coding sequence GTGCAGAACCTCAGCCTCCATTTTCCGCAGGGACGTATCCCGGACCGTGCCCTTGGCACCGGTGTGCATCGCGTCGTGCGCGAAGCCAGCGGCACCATCGGGGTGGGGGACGCCGTGCCAGGGGCCTTGCTGGTGCAGTTCTGCCTGGATCGGCGAGGCCTGTGGCTGCAGGTTCCCTCCGGCATGCGCGGCATCCACGTCAATGGCAGGCCGGTGCGACGCATGGCCATGCTGCGACCCGGCGATGCGGTCTACGCCGACGGCGTCGAGGTGCTCGTACGTGGCCAGGTCGGCGAGGCGGCGCCCTATGCCACGCCGCGTGCCGGCGAAGAGGCCGACCCCCGCGTGGTTCTGCGCGGGATCGGCGGGCGTCACCATGGTCGCGCCTTTCCGGTCGGCAGCGGGTGCGTGGTCGGCGCCGGGCCGGAGGTGCAGATTCACCTGGATGCGGCCCATATCGGGGTCCAGCATGCGCGCCTGAGTCTGCAGGGCCAGGGCCTGCTGCTCCGCCACTACAGTGGCGCGGCCACCAGCGTGGTCAATGGCCTGCCCGTGCACGAAGCCCTGCTGGTGGCCGGCGACCAGGTCGCATTCGATCCGCAGGCACGCTTTGTGGTCGAGATCCCGTGGGGACGCCCCGAACGCCATGAATCCGGCATGCCGGAGGATGGCGTCATCACTCAGGCGAGCGCGCCGCCTCAGGAGGCTTCGCTGAAGCGCTGGCCGTGGCTGCTGCTGGCGGCCGCGGCGCTGGCCGGGCTGCTTTCGGCGCTGCTGCTGTTCGGCGCCGGCTGA
- the msrQ gene encoding protein-methionine-sulfoxide reductase heme-binding subunit MsrQ, whose amino-acid sequence MIAAKVVVHLLCLAPLAVLGWRFWEVWKTGSDALGADPIAEVEHFTGLWALRLLMFTLAITPLRQLTGQSVLIRFRRMLGLYAFVYACFHLAAYLGLDLRGYWTQIFAEIVKRPYITVGFAAWLLLVPLAITSTTGWIRRLGRNWGRLHKAIYAIGVLAVLHFWWLVKSDIREPALYAGILAVLLGWRAWKAVSRRRTAAAPKAARPAPRPPAAATASASAKPPEAARSPE is encoded by the coding sequence GTGATCGCAGCCAAGGTGGTCGTGCACTTGCTATGCCTGGCGCCGCTGGCCGTGCTGGGCTGGCGGTTCTGGGAGGTCTGGAAGACCGGATCGGACGCGCTGGGGGCCGACCCCATCGCCGAGGTGGAGCATTTCACCGGGCTGTGGGCGCTGCGGCTGCTGATGTTCACCCTGGCGATCACCCCGTTGCGCCAGCTCACTGGCCAGTCGGTGCTGATCCGTTTCCGGCGGATGCTGGGCCTGTACGCCTTCGTCTACGCGTGTTTCCACCTGGCGGCCTACCTGGGCCTGGACCTGCGTGGCTACTGGACCCAGATCTTTGCCGAGATCGTCAAGCGACCCTACATCACCGTGGGCTTCGCCGCCTGGCTGCTGCTGGTCCCGCTGGCGATCACCTCTACCACCGGCTGGATCCGCCGGCTGGGCCGCAACTGGGGCCGGCTGCACAAGGCCATCTACGCCATCGGCGTGCTGGCCGTGCTGCATTTCTGGTGGCTGGTGAAGTCCGACATCCGCGAGCCCGCACTCTACGCCGGCATTCTTGCGGTCCTGCTGGGATGGCGCGCCTGGAAGGCGGTCAGCCGGCGCCGAACAGCAGCAGCGCCGAAAGCAGCCCGGCCAGCGCCGCGGCCGCCAGCAGCAGCCACGGCCAGCGCTTCAGCGAAGCCTCCTGAGGCGGCGCGCTCGCCTGAGTGA
- the msrP gene encoding protein-methionine-sulfoxide reductase catalytic subunit MsrP: MSLRDALTLKDHQVTDEAVYRGRRDLFKLAAAIPALALAGCADADPPDAPKTSITPEQAKSGFRTDEELTKYADVTTYNNFYEFGTDKTDPSQAPKTLKTSPWSVKVSGECEKPGTIALEDLLKAASPEERIYRHRCVEGWSMVIPWTGIPLAAVLKGFAPTSKAKYVAFTTLADPQQMPGIRYRSINWPYREGLRMDEAMHPLTFLATGLYGKPVPQQNGAPLRLVVPWKYGFKSIKSIVEIKFVEKMPETAWHDLQPNEYGFFSNVNPQVDHPRWSQKTERRIAGNASKLFAERIQTRMFNGYADQVASMYAGMDLRKWF; this comes from the coding sequence GTGTCCCTCCGCGATGCCCTGACCCTCAAAGACCACCAGGTCACCGACGAAGCCGTCTATCGCGGCCGTCGCGACCTGTTCAAGCTGGCCGCCGCGATCCCGGCGCTGGCCCTGGCTGGCTGTGCCGACGCCGATCCGCCCGACGCGCCCAAGACCAGCATTACCCCCGAGCAGGCCAAGTCGGGCTTTCGCACCGATGAGGAGCTGACCAAGTACGCCGACGTCACCACGTACAACAACTTCTACGAGTTCGGCACCGACAAGACCGACCCCTCGCAAGCGCCGAAGACGCTGAAGACCTCGCCGTGGTCGGTCAAGGTGTCGGGTGAATGCGAAAAGCCCGGCACCATCGCCCTGGAGGATCTGCTCAAGGCGGCCTCGCCGGAAGAGCGCATCTACCGCCATCGCTGCGTGGAAGGCTGGTCGATGGTGATCCCGTGGACCGGCATCCCGTTGGCGGCGGTGCTCAAGGGCTTCGCACCGACCTCCAAGGCCAAGTACGTGGCCTTCACCACCCTGGCCGATCCGCAGCAGATGCCCGGCATCCGCTATCGCTCCATCAACTGGCCCTATCGCGAAGGCCTGCGCATGGACGAGGCGATGCACCCGCTGACCTTCCTGGCCACCGGCCTGTACGGCAAGCCGGTGCCGCAGCAGAACGGCGCGCCGCTGCGTCTGGTGGTGCCGTGGAAGTACGGCTTCAAGAGCATCAAGTCGATCGTGGAGATCAAGTTCGTCGAGAAGATGCCCGAGACGGCCTGGCATGACCTGCAGCCCAACGAATACGGGTTCTTCTCCAACGTCAATCCGCAGGTCGACCACCCGCGCTGGAGCCAGAAGACCGAGCGCCGCATCGCCGGCAACGCCAGCAAGCTGTTCGCCGAGCGCATCCAGACCCGCATGTTCAACGGCTATGCCGACCAGGTGGCCTCGATGTACGCCGGGATGGATCTGCGCAAGTGGTTCTGA
- the serC gene encoding phosphoserine transaminase — MSRVHNFSAGPAALPEAVLRHAQSEMLEWNGVGASIVEISHRSAEFMEVAARAEADLRSLLSIPDDYGVLFLAGGATTQQALLALNFAAPGQTVDYVVSGHWGKTAIKQVKDYVNVHVAATSEASGFTDIPPRRDWQLSNDAAYVHITANETIHGVEFRETPEVGAVPLFADFSSSIASEPIEVSKYGVVYAGAQKNLGPVGVAVVIVRRDLLERAGQPRADIFNYASHLARDSMLNTPPTWNWYLTGLMFRWMLDQGGVAEFARRSAAKSQLVYDAIDGSGGFYRNAVVPAARSRMNIPFFVPDETLTARFVAESKAAGLMGLKGHKAVGGLRASLYNALPVEGAQALVDFMRDFQQRNG; from the coding sequence ATGTCCCGCGTCCACAACTTCAGCGCCGGCCCTGCGGCACTGCCCGAAGCCGTCCTGCGCCACGCGCAGTCCGAAATGCTGGAATGGAACGGCGTGGGCGCCTCGATCGTGGAGATCAGCCACCGCAGCGCCGAGTTCATGGAGGTCGCCGCGCGCGCCGAGGCCGATCTTCGCAGCCTGCTCAGCATCCCCGACGATTACGGCGTGCTGTTCCTGGCCGGTGGCGCCACGACCCAGCAGGCGCTGCTGGCGCTGAACTTCGCTGCGCCTGGCCAGACCGTGGACTACGTGGTCAGTGGCCACTGGGGCAAGACCGCGATCAAGCAGGTCAAGGACTACGTCAACGTGCATGTGGCCGCCACCAGCGAGGCCAGCGGCTTCACTGACATCCCGCCGCGTCGTGACTGGCAGCTCTCGAACGATGCGGCCTATGTCCACATCACCGCCAACGAGACCATCCACGGCGTGGAGTTCCGCGAGACGCCGGAGGTGGGCGCCGTGCCGCTGTTCGCCGACTTCTCCTCCTCGATCGCCTCCGAGCCGATCGAGGTGTCGAAGTACGGGGTGGTCTACGCCGGCGCGCAGAAGAACCTGGGCCCGGTCGGTGTAGCCGTGGTCATCGTGCGCCGCGACCTGCTGGAGCGCGCCGGCCAGCCGCGCGCGGACATCTTCAACTACGCCTCGCACCTGGCGCGCGACTCGATGCTCAACACGCCGCCGACCTGGAACTGGTACCTGACCGGGCTGATGTTCCGCTGGATGCTCGACCAGGGCGGCGTGGCTGAATTCGCCCGTCGCAGTGCGGCCAAGTCGCAGCTGGTCTATGACGCCATCGACGGCTCTGGCGGCTTCTACCGTAACGCGGTGGTGCCGGCGGCGCGCTCGCGCATGAACATTCCCTTCTTTGTGCCCGACGAGACGCTGACCGCGCGCTTCGTGGCCGAGTCCAAGGCGGCCGGGCTGATGGGCCTGAAGGGCCACAAGGCCGTCGGTGGACTGCGGGCCTCGCTGTACAACGCATTGCCGGTGGAAGGCGCGCAGGCGCTGGTGGACTTCATGCGCGACTTCCAGCAGCGCAACGGTTGA
- the pheA gene encoding prephenate dehydratase, which translates to MTKKTPKPAAAKSVSVAKPAKGKAAKPTAPPLVLSDVRAKIDGIDRQIQSLIAERAGFALQVGKAKGKLAAAVDYYRPEREAQVLRMVVDRNEGPLSDEVLVHVFREIMSACLAQQEPLKIGYLGPEGTFSQQAVLKHFGRSALGVPMASIEEVFQEVESGNADFGVVPVENSGQGTIQITLDMFLTSNLKICGEVELRVQQFLMSRSGRLEDIERIYAHPQSFMQTAGWLRSNLPKAEKVPVSSNAEGARRARNSDDAAAIGGESAVHAYSLKKVVTGPIQDDKDNTTRFLVVGRKIFPPSGHDRTSVLVFIHDKPGALFDVLSPFARHGISMNRIESRPSHHAKWEYGFFIDLAGHVEDESMKAALAELEAHSAQIKVLGSYPVAVP; encoded by the coding sequence ATGACCAAGAAAACTCCCAAGCCGGCAGCAGCCAAGTCCGTGTCGGTCGCCAAGCCGGCCAAGGGCAAGGCCGCCAAGCCGACCGCGCCGCCGCTGGTGCTGTCGGACGTGCGCGCCAAGATCGACGGCATCGACCGCCAGATCCAGTCGCTGATCGCCGAGCGCGCCGGCTTCGCCCTGCAGGTCGGCAAGGCCAAGGGCAAGCTGGCCGCAGCGGTGGATTACTACCGCCCCGAGCGCGAGGCGCAGGTGCTGCGCATGGTGGTGGACCGCAACGAAGGCCCGCTCTCCGACGAGGTGCTGGTGCATGTCTTCCGCGAGATCATGTCCGCCTGCTTGGCCCAGCAGGAGCCGCTCAAGATCGGCTATCTCGGCCCGGAGGGCACCTTCAGCCAGCAGGCCGTGCTCAAGCACTTCGGCCGCTCGGCGCTGGGCGTGCCGATGGCGAGCATCGAGGAGGTCTTCCAGGAAGTGGAAAGCGGCAACGCCGACTTCGGCGTGGTGCCGGTGGAGAACTCCGGGCAGGGCACGATCCAGATCACGCTGGATATGTTCCTGACCTCCAACCTGAAGATCTGCGGTGAGGTCGAGCTGCGCGTGCAGCAGTTCCTGATGTCGCGCAGTGGGCGCCTGGAGGACATCGAGCGCATCTACGCCCATCCGCAGTCGTTCATGCAGACCGCTGGCTGGTTGCGCTCCAACCTGCCCAAGGCTGAGAAGGTGCCGGTGTCCAGCAACGCCGAAGGCGCGCGCCGTGCGCGCAACAGCGACGATGCCGCGGCGATCGGTGGCGAAAGCGCGGTCCACGCCTACAGCCTGAAAAAGGTCGTGACCGGGCCGATCCAGGACGACAAGGACAACACCACGCGCTTCTTGGTGGTGGGCCGCAAGATCTTCCCGCCGTCCGGTCACGACCGCACCTCGGTGCTGGTGTTCATTCACGACAAGCCCGGCGCGCTGTTCGATGTGCTCAGCCCGTTCGCGCGCCACGGCATCAGCATGAACCGCATCGAGTCGCGGCCTTCGCACCATGCCAAGTGGGAGTACGGGTTCTTCATCGACCTGGCCGGGCATGTGGAGGACGAGTCGATGAAGGCGGCGCTGGCGGAGCTGGAAGCGCACTCGGCGCAGATCAAGGTGCTGGGGTCGTATCCGGTGGCGGTGCCTTAG
- the aroA gene encoding 3-phosphoshikimate 1-carboxyvinyltransferase codes for MTSQSWIAHTGSALQGALAIPGDKSVSHRSVMFAALADGTSRIEGFLEGEDTRATAAIFSQLGVRIETPSPSTRIVRGVGVDGLKAPSAALDCGNAGTGMRLLAGLLAAQPFDSTLIGDASLSKRPMRRVTGPLAQMGAKIDTCDDGTPPLRIHGGQALTGIDFTSPVASAQVKSCLLLAGLYAQGETTVREPHPTRDYTERMLSAFGVEIDFSPGYAKLRGGQRLRATDIAVPADFSSAAFFIVAASLIPGSDVTLKAVGLNPRRTGLLEALRLMGADIEVLNPAEHGGEPVADLRVRHAVLKGARIPESVVPDMIDEFPALFVAAAAAQGQTIVSGAAELRVKESDRLAAMATGLRSLGVQVDETPDGATIHGGPIGGGIIESHGDHRIAMAFCIAGQLSTGEVVVLDIANVATSFPGFDTLARGAGFGLREG; via the coding sequence ATGACTTCGCAATCCTGGATCGCTCACACTGGCTCGGCGCTGCAGGGCGCGCTGGCCATCCCCGGAGACAAGTCGGTGTCGCACCGCTCGGTGATGTTCGCCGCGCTGGCGGACGGCACCTCGCGCATCGAGGGCTTTCTGGAAGGCGAGGACACGCGCGCGACCGCGGCGATCTTCTCCCAGTTGGGCGTGCGGATCGAAACGCCGTCGCCGTCCACGCGCATCGTGCGCGGCGTGGGGGTGGATGGGCTGAAGGCGCCGAGTGCCGCGTTGGACTGCGGCAATGCCGGCACCGGCATGCGCCTGCTGGCCGGCCTGCTTGCGGCGCAGCCTTTCGACAGCACGCTGATTGGCGATGCGTCGCTGTCCAAGCGGCCGATGCGGCGGGTGACCGGGCCGCTGGCGCAGATGGGCGCGAAGATCGACACGTGCGATGACGGCACCCCGCCGCTGCGCATCCACGGCGGGCAGGCGCTGACCGGAATCGACTTCACCTCGCCGGTGGCCAGCGCGCAGGTCAAGTCCTGCCTGCTGCTGGCCGGCCTGTACGCGCAGGGCGAGACCACCGTGCGCGAACCGCATCCGACCCGCGACTACACCGAGCGCATGCTCTCGGCGTTTGGCGTGGAAATCGACTTCTCGCCCGGCTACGCCAAGCTGCGCGGTGGCCAGCGCCTGCGTGCGACCGACATCGCGGTGCCGGCGGATTTTTCCTCGGCGGCGTTCTTCATCGTCGCGGCCAGCCTCATCCCCGGCTCGGACGTCACCCTGAAGGCGGTGGGCCTCAACCCGCGTCGCACCGGCCTGCTCGAAGCGCTGCGCCTCATGGGCGCGGACATTGAGGTGCTCAACCCGGCCGAGCACGGCGGCGAGCCGGTGGCCGACCTGCGCGTGCGCCATGCCGTGCTCAAGGGTGCGCGCATCCCCGAAAGCGTGGTGCCGGACATGATCGACGAGTTCCCGGCGCTGTTCGTTGCCGCCGCTGCCGCGCAGGGCCAGACCATCGTCAGTGGCGCGGCCGAACTGCGGGTCAAGGAATCCGATCGCCTGGCCGCCATGGCCACCGGCCTGCGCAGCTTGGGCGTGCAGGTGGACGAGACCCCGGACGGAGCCACCATCCACGGCGGTCCGATCGGCGGCGGCATCATCGAAAGCCACGGTGACCATCGCATCGCCATGGCCTTCTGCATCGCCGGGCAACTGTCCACCGGGGAGGTGGTGGTGCTCGATATCGCCAACGTGGCGACCTCGTTCCCGGGCTTCGACACGCTGGCGCGTGGCGCAGGCTTCGGTCTGCGCGAAGGTTGA
- the hisS gene encoding histidine--tRNA ligase, with translation MIKPRTPPGVMELLPRDQIAFQRMLDTIRRNYERFGFLPVETPVFELSEVLLTKSGGETERQVYFAQSTGALQQDNEGLPELALRFDLTVPLARYVAEHEHALAFPFRRYQMQRVYRGERAQRGRFREFYQCDIDVIGKDGLSIRFDAEILAVIHAVFSELQIGAFTVQLNNRKLMRGFFENLGVADGEQQMLVLREVDKLDKRGPDYVRETLTGEGFGLSAGVVEQILAFVAVRSSGHADALAQLDRLGQGSEGFNEGIAELREVLTLVQALGVPESAYCLNFSIARGLDYYTGTVYETQLNDYPQIGSICSGGRYENLASHYSKSKLPGVGISIGLTRLFWQLREAGLLVDAEVSSVQALVALMDESQLPESLDIAQRLRAGGINTEVQMEPKKLGKQFQYASRAGIRFVALAGEDELARGVVTVKDLMREQQFEVPRDELATTLRVELAQVSALAGR, from the coding sequence TTGATCAAGCCGCGCACCCCACCGGGGGTCATGGAGCTGCTGCCCCGTGACCAGATCGCCTTCCAGCGCATGCTGGACACGATCCGCCGCAACTACGAGCGGTTCGGCTTCCTGCCGGTGGAAACGCCGGTGTTCGAGCTGTCCGAGGTGCTGCTGACCAAGTCCGGCGGCGAGACCGAGCGCCAGGTGTATTTCGCCCAGTCCACCGGCGCCCTGCAGCAGGACAACGAGGGCCTGCCCGAGCTGGCGCTGCGCTTCGACCTGACCGTGCCGCTGGCGCGCTACGTGGCCGAGCACGAACACGCGCTGGCCTTCCCGTTCCGTCGTTACCAGATGCAGCGCGTGTACCGCGGTGAGCGCGCCCAGCGTGGTCGCTTCCGCGAGTTCTACCAGTGCGACATCGATGTGATCGGCAAGGACGGCCTGAGCATCCGCTTCGACGCGGAGATCCTGGCGGTGATCCACGCGGTGTTCTCCGAGCTGCAGATCGGTGCGTTCACCGTGCAGCTCAACAATCGCAAGCTGATGCGCGGGTTCTTCGAGAATCTGGGCGTGGCCGACGGCGAGCAACAGATGCTGGTGCTGCGCGAGGTCGACAAGCTCGACAAGCGCGGCCCGGACTACGTGCGCGAGACGCTGACCGGCGAAGGCTTCGGCCTGTCTGCCGGCGTGGTGGAGCAGATTCTGGCCTTCGTTGCGGTGCGTTCCAGCGGCCATGCAGATGCGCTGGCCCAGCTGGACAGGTTGGGGCAGGGCAGCGAGGGCTTCAACGAAGGCATCGCCGAGCTGCGCGAGGTGCTGACTCTGGTCCAAGCCCTGGGTGTGCCGGAAAGCGCCTACTGCCTGAACTTCTCCATCGCCCGTGGCCTGGACTACTACACCGGCACGGTCTACGAGACCCAACTCAACGACTACCCGCAGATCGGCTCGATCTGTTCGGGTGGCCGCTACGAGAACCTGGCCAGCCACTACAGCAAGTCCAAGCTGCCGGGCGTGGGCATCTCCATCGGCCTGACCCGGCTGTTCTGGCAGCTGCGCGAGGCCGGCCTGCTGGTCGATGCCGAGGTCAGCAGCGTGCAGGCGCTGGTGGCCCTGATGGACGAATCCCAGCTGCCCGAGTCGCTGGACATCGCCCAGCGCCTGCGCGCCGGTGGCATCAACACCGAAGTGCAGATGGAGCCGAAGAAGCTCGGCAAGCAGTTCCAGTACGCCTCGCGTGCCGGCATCCGCTTCGTCGCCCTGGCCGGCGAGGACGAACTGGCGCGCGGCGTGGTCACGGTCAAGGACCTGATGCGCGAACAGCAGTTCGAAGTGCCGCGCGACGAACTGGCCACCACGCTGCGCGTGGAGCTGGCGCAGGTCAGCGCGCTGGCGGGGCGCTAG
- a CDS encoding YerC/YecD family TrpR-related protein, protein MKRRPEIDEKTASLAQQSLARALAGLSKPEEVRAFLVDLCTPAELEAMADRWRVVPLLLKGVPYREIHELTEVSVTTIGRVARTLETGTGGYAAALRRQQTRTAASH, encoded by the coding sequence ATGAAGCGCCGCCCCGAGATCGATGAGAAGACCGCCAGCTTGGCCCAGCAGTCGCTGGCCCGCGCGCTGGCGGGCCTGTCCAAGCCGGAGGAGGTGCGTGCGTTCCTGGTGGACTTGTGCACGCCTGCCGAGCTGGAGGCCATGGCCGACCGCTGGCGCGTGGTGCCCCTGCTGCTGAAGGGCGTGCCATATCGCGAAATCCACGAGCTGACCGAGGTCAGCGTCACCACCATCGGGCGCGTCGCGCGCACGCTGGAGACCGGTACCGGTGGCTATGCCGCCGCCCTGCGCCGCCAGCAGACACGTACCGCCGCCTCTCACTGA
- the hisG gene encoding ATP phosphoribosyltransferase, translating into MPPIVANATRDRLRIAIQKSGRLAEPARSLLAACGLSWRESRDKLFCYGESLPVDLLLVRDDDIPGLIADGVCDYGIVGRNELDEQANARAEIGLPQAYREVRAMGFGGCRLMLAIPESWEWSGPQQLQGLRIATSYPAILRQWLTAQGVDASVVELSGSVEIAPKLDTADLICDLVSSGATLRANQLKPVETLLESQAVLAGPTRKFDDARADLSAMLLRRMDGVLKLKDSKLLMFRAAPDTVPALTRLLADAEPLVQLPGEHAEGISLQTMCHTAISWQQLEELERAGARGLMVLSVERSLA; encoded by the coding sequence ATGCCTCCCATCGTTGCCAACGCGACGCGTGATCGTCTGCGTATCGCCATCCAGAAATCCGGCCGTTTGGCCGAACCGGCGCGCAGCCTGCTCGCCGCGTGTGGCCTGAGTTGGCGCGAGAGTCGCGACAAGCTGTTCTGTTATGGCGAATCGCTGCCGGTGGATCTGCTGCTGGTCCGCGATGACGACATCCCCGGCCTGATCGCCGACGGCGTATGCGATTACGGCATCGTCGGGCGCAACGAGCTGGACGAACAGGCCAACGCGCGCGCCGAGATCGGCCTGCCGCAGGCCTACCGCGAAGTGCGCGCCATGGGCTTTGGCGGCTGCCGGCTGATGCTGGCCATCCCGGAGAGCTGGGAGTGGAGCGGCCCGCAGCAGCTGCAGGGCCTGCGCATCGCCACCAGCTATCCGGCGATCCTGCGCCAGTGGCTCACCGCGCAGGGCGTGGACGCCTCGGTGGTGGAGCTCTCCGGCTCGGTGGAGATCGCGCCCAAGCTCGACACCGCCGACCTGATCTGCGACCTGGTGTCCAGCGGCGCCACGCTGCGCGCCAACCAGCTCAAGCCAGTGGAAACCCTGCTGGAGAGCCAGGCGGTGCTGGCCGGGCCGACGCGCAAGTTCGACGATGCCCGCGCCGACCTGTCGGCCATGCTGCTGCGGCGCATGGACGGGGTGCTCAAGCTCAAGGACAGCAAGCTGCTGATGTTCCGCGCCGCGCCGGACACCGTGCCGGCCTTGACCCGCCTGCTGGCCGATGCCGAGCCGCTGGTGCAGCTGCCGGGCGAGCACGCCGAGGGCATCTCGCTGCAGACCATGTGCCACACCGCCATAAGCTGGCAGCAGTTGGAGGAACTGGAACGCGCCGGCGCACGCGGTCTGATGGTCCTGTCCGTGGAGCGCTCGCTGGCATGA